CTTAGAATGTCCTTCTGCTTAGGTGACAGTGTTTGGAGCTGCCTACTGCCAATAAAGCACAACTACTGCATCCTGCTGGAGGTTATATGCTCCCCATTACTTGAAAGAACTGATATTTCAGAATATCAGAAGGAGCAACAGTTAGGGGAGTGTGGGGTGGTGAATATAGGTTGGTTGGGAGGTGGGCTTTCCAGAGACATTGAATGGGCTAAATGATAGAATagcccagtggtcgccaaccggtggtccacagaaaaatttggacattatttgcaatttttatgttttattattaataataaaattctaataaattcttctgaatgacaattttcacctttatattgcgcTAGATTCACAaattgtactagagacagaaaaacaagggaagtgcagcgtgatgtcagtgtagtcttaaggtgtatgaggcaaccgctgccgagccgtacgcctaactgtgtattttctttacctgttatatttaatggcatcaaatagtttgactttgataactatcatttcttgtttggtcttagattgaaatgaaataaacccataatgagtgagaattagtaaacaaacattttgcatttctttagtagtACCAAAGATaaagcaactaatgataatagtaacaatagtaatacttcacttaaccgtgagctgatctaTGAATCGGAGCCTCCAAAGTCCttatcaggcaccattaggaagatcaatattttacaaatgtatttatctttttttaaaaaattcatattaatgaatttaaaattatgaatttagtggtctgtgaggtccaaaagctTGGCGACTACTGGAATAGTCAGTACTCTCTCTTGGCATGCTCCCCTGTGCCAAGAACCTTGGCACCATAACTATCACCATGAGCCTAGTATTTTGTTACCTGGAGGATTTAACAGATGGCACAGTTCTAAATATTCACATGTATTCTATATGGCCAAATGATTGTGGATTTAAGATTATGAAACTTATGTAATCTTGATAGAAACACCATTCGAAAAAAACACTGGTGATAATAGGAGGTgcaaaacataaagaacaaaaatcatTGAAGGTCAATTAATTACTACTAGAGCCCACAAACTAATCAAAGTTTATAAATCTAGGTTTTGAAGAACCAGCCCAGTTATCTTTACATCTCAGGTATGATAAGCTAAGGGCAAGGAATGaatgtttagaaaaagaaaagcctACAACATTCTTACAATGTACAGCGGTGGAtggtaaaattataaaattgttgttgttttatgGTGATTTCATACATCTCGACCCGTTATCCTCACTTACTTGGCACTTTCCAGCAGTTTGATGGCTTCTTCCCTTCTGTCCAGCTGCAGATAGAGCAGAGCCAACTCCAGCAAAGCATTGGGTACCAGGTACTCATCATATTTAATCTTCTTTTCACTGGAGAAAAAATAGTTATGTGGgttagtaaaagaataaaaaaaaacatttcctggagtTTTGTTAAAGCGGAaggaacatttacaaaattgctaCCCTGAAAGTATAAAGTAGAAAAACTCCAAGCAAGTGTATAAAATATATcacacataaaatgcaaaattggTAATACTAGCTGAGTCAAGTGAGAAGTCAACCTAGAAGGAGAGGGAAAGAAGGAATTCAgcagggggaaaaaataaaataaaattttcatgatTCTGCATGGGACAATATCAACATCATCCACGAATTTAGATGGTCCATGACCTCAAATCCGAGGCAACAGGGGACACAAATTTGCTGGGTAGGGATAGCCAATCCAGGGGTTGCCATAAAACAAGGCACCATTCCTGCTTTTAAGCCCAGCAGTGCAAAGAGCTtctcattattaaaaatataacatttcctttATGCACACCGTCCTATGCTCCTTCACCCAAAAATGCAAGATGAATATGGATTTACACCATCTGTGGCTGTCCAACAGCCCAAAAGGAAAGACATGGAGACAACGGCACACCAGGTCTGTTAACGACCCATCTAGACCAGGCAATCTGTCAAGTTTTGCAGTTGTTACCATTTAAGAATGACATTGtgtttggttacttttttttaggacaaacaGCTTTTTTGGTTCATTATATTAATTCAAtgagccagatttaataaagctttccaagactgaagaagatagactatcatagaagaagatgggtgatccagcaattctggaatggatcttgtccaggatttaaaacacttgctaaaaaataacaaatgattaaGTAATCCATTTCATCCTAGTTCGtgaattttgcaaaaaaaatgttgtaacttTTCCTAACATCTGCAACACACCTTTTGTTGATGAATCTTTTTAAATTGAAAGATTGtcacaaaaaagaaatctatGGTAAATAGTTTATTGTTACGTGTATGATTTAGGATAACCTGTAAGCATTGTAAGTGCAGGCAATTTGTCTGCTGTGTCCAGGCACAGACactgaaagtgaatgtaaagcAGTTGAAGTGGAAAGAGATATCAAAGaatcaatataaatacaaattacttCTTCAATATGCATATGTGGGTATGACTCTCCTTCTCTATTACGAATACTTTTCTCTAAGGCTCTGAGAAGTCCGAGGTATTACAGCTGTCACATGTAAATGCGCAGAATATACGTCACAAAGCCTCCAGCATATACTCACTTTACAGAGATGTATTTAAAGCATTCTTCTGCCTCCTCTATTCTGTCCAGATACTTCAGGCAAAGACCTTTTAGCAGCTTCACCAGACACTGATCATCGACCAGGAATTCAGAAGCTGACATGGAGCACAAAATAAgtcaatttaattattttccatgAATAGTTCCCAGCTGCAAACTTCAGCAGAGCTATTTCAGTTATTCTGAATCACCTGGGACAACTTAAAGTAAACCTACAGCCAGGCTATAGGAATTCAAGTAattatttattcttcattaaCTTGTTCATTCAGTAAATTAACTTTGAAACAAGGTATTAATGTTCTCTGAAGCAGCAAGCACGCTGGAAAAACTACTCGCAAAGTTACCTGCAGAAGCACTGAAGTCAAGTCATTCTATTATCAGCTTGGTTAACCCTACGACCCTCTCTGTTAGTGACTTGGAGGCTCAGCTCGCCCTGGTACCCCCTCCATTAGTGACCTGGAAGCACAGCTAACCCTGCTACCCCCTCAGTA
This portion of the Pyxicephalus adspersus unplaced genomic scaffold, UCB_Pads_2.0 Sca267, whole genome shotgun sequence genome encodes:
- the LOC140344968 gene encoding tetratricopeptide repeat protein 39A-like codes for the protein MSASEFLVDDQCLVKLLKGLCLKYLDRIEEAEECFKYISVNEKKIKYDEYLVPNALLELALLYLQLDRREEAIKLLESAKHNYKNYSMESRTHFRIQDALLQAKTTPHNGC